Within Eschrichtius robustus isolate mEscRob2 chromosome X, mEscRob2.pri, whole genome shotgun sequence, the genomic segment ACTGCCACGCCACAGTCTCAGCTCATACAGAGCTCCCCTCCTTGGACCCAGCCTACacagctgtttttcttttccttaggtTCATTTTCCAGGGTAGAAGAAATAACCATGAGTTGTTAGTTATGCTGTGGTAGTGTAGTCCCTCCTTAGAATTTACACTTGTACGGGGTTTTTTAGTTTacaaagtaattaaaaattttaatttcatttatcttcaCAGCAATTCTGAGATTCCACATTTTACGTATTAGGAAACTAAGGTACAGAAAGGTTAGGAAACTCGCCAAAATCGATAGAATGAGGACTTGAACTCAGGTCTAACTATAAATCATATGCTCTTTCTGCTAATCCATGCCGCCATGGAATGATGGCAAAACCAAATCAGGCCAAATCTGGGGCCTCCAAGGCTCTCACCTCCCAANNNNNNNNNNNNNNNNNNNNNNNNNNNNNNNNNNNNNNNNNNNNNNNNNNNNNNNNNNNNNNNNNNNNNNNNNNNNNNNNNNNNNNNNNNNNNNNNNNNNNNNNNNNNNNNNNNNNNNNNNNNNNNNNNNNNNNNNNNNNNNNNNNNNNNNNNNNNNNNNNNNNNNNNNNNNNNNNNNNNNNNNNNNNNNNNNNNNNNNNTGTAGGCGGGCTGTGATAGGCCTCCCAGGGGGAGGTTGTCTGGTTGGAGAAGACCCCACCCCCCACTCTGTCCCTCAAAGGCTCATTGTGCTAGACTTCGCTGTCTTTCCTCACCCCCACCCATGTGCTTGCCCCCGCCGGCTCCTGCTGCCCCTACCCACCCTGAGAGCCTCCACAATGCCTGGCGCAGACTTAAGCCTTGGTGCATATATTGGGAGAAGAAGTCTTTCTTGAAAAAAGGAACCTCACATTAAATGCCAGTAATTTCATACCTAGTATTGCTGCTCTCACTTGGTCACTTTATTTTGTTAGCGATGTTTATCCCTACTACGGATAATGTTCCCTCTGGTCTTAAAGAGTGGACCACTGCGAGTGGTCCCCACTTCATCTGAGCGTCTTGATGATTTGGACTGGAAAAGGAAAGGGTCGGTAAGTAGAGGAAGAGGCCCCTGCAGGGAAGCTTTCTACAAACTAGGGCCGAAGGCAGGACAAAGGAGGTGAGAGGCAGGTCTTGGGCATGGATGTTGGATTTGGAAAGGAAATTCATCCCAGAGGGCCAGGGTGGAGGAGCCTTCGGTAGACTTGGTGGGGAAAGGAGGTTGCTGGGACAGACCATGTTTGGGAAGTCTTACTGGGAGTTTCACTGACGATTCAATTGGAGCGACTTTCTTGGCTTCTTGGCTTCTAAACAGTTCAATTTGACCCCTCTGCAGGAGGTCACATTGTGTATGCAAGGCATCTAGGAATCAGGAAAAGGTGCCCTCACCTCTGAGGACTGGAGACCTTCCCTTCCCATCCTGTCCCTCCCATCATTCAAATGATCACTTGGAGTAACCGGGCCTAAAGCTAGGCTGAGGAGTGACCTGAAGGTGCCTAAGCTTTGCTCTTTTCAGTGGCAATCGGGACACCAAGACTCCAAGAGCAAAAGGTGAAGGGAAAGATGGGAATGATGTGGTGGGGATAGGGAGATGTACTGAGGAGATGGCTGAGAAACAGCGAGGAGGGATGAGTGACACACGCACACTGCACCTGGTTTGAGCTAAACATCCCTTCTGAAGTGGCCCTAGACCCTATTCCCCTTCTCCTAGGATCTTGTGATCCTACCTGATGGACTACACCAGCCCCACCCTATATTCTCCATCACCCACCGTTATACAGTACCCTCCATGTTCCTCCTTCCTCCATCATGCTCCTTACCAATTATCTTGGGTTCTGGGTTCTTAAGGAGGGGCACAAAAGCTCTGTAGACATTCTCAAGTCCAGTTCCTGTGAACACGGCAGTGCACGATCCCCAGCCCCCGTCACCCAGCCTCCACCCTTCCAAAGCCCAAGATTTCAGGACCCTAACACTCAACACTACCTTGAGCTGGTGTACCTTATTTTCTCCCCTCTGGTCCATCCCTAGGTCAGgtcaggggaggtggggagcGGTGCATAGAATGTGCTAACCTAACCAATGTCATAGAGGCAGTGCCCTTTCTTAGGCTGACTAGAGACGGTCAATTTGGATCTGGTTGAGGGGGCCCTATTTGAAGGACCAGGTTCACGGTCCATCTTTGGGGCCTTGCTCTATCTCTGGGGAATGCTCCCAAGCCGCTACCTGGTGCCTCATGCTCCACCCTACAAACGTAGTAGGTGTTTCGAGCTGTAAGGAATTTGTTGGCATAGTCTCCACGGGTCTTCATCAGGAAAAACAACTGCATTGTCCCCATTGCATCACACAAATCGATGGTGTCTGGAGGGAGACCAAAGGGTAATTGGGGCAgctaaggagggagagagggagcaaaAGAGACCAGTGATCCTATTCAGAACGTGTTGGAGGAAGCTGTCGGGATTCAAGGAGCTCTCTTCTTGCCAGCAGGAGGACCTGAGGGCTAGAGATGACCCTGCTACTTCTGACCCTTGGCCATGAGTCCCCTCCCCACACTCCTCACCTGTATCAGGCAACCCCACTTCATGACGGACATAATGCAGCAACAGGAGGACAGAACAATTAGTACTGGCCAGAAACTGCTGATTATCTGAGAAGAGATGGCACGGGGCATATGGTCCTTCCTCAGTTATACCATCTCTGTGATCTCCACTGCCCTCCAACATCCCCAACCCTACACATAGACTCCAGCTCTGTGATACCCCTCACCTCCATGTTTGATAAAGATGAACATGCTCTGAAGATCTTCTCACTCTTCAGAGAGTCTTAATAAGTCATGGCAGAAGGAGGGTGTTCTAGAGGCCTTGGGGGGCCAAGTGGGCCCATAAGGTCAGGGGACTGGAGAGGAAGATGGACTAAATTGGCTGAGGAGGTCCACACTGGGCAAACAGGAGAGAGCTATGGGCAGTTGTGGATAAGCAGCATCCCTaggggtggggcctgaggctGCAGCTGAGGGATTATGAGGTCAGAAGTGGTATGTGTGACAGAAGGTGAGGTAAGGCTAAGGGGAGAAGAACCTGGGTGGGGCCTATAAAAGATTTGTTAAAATGggggcaacaacaacaacaaaagaaaatgggGGCAGCATGGTAAATCTAACTCTAAACTGGCCCCTAGAAGGAGTGTAGGGCACCTAGAGAAAAGTCCGTTTCTGGAACAGCACTCTTTTCCAGTGAGTCTGTAGTGCCGCTGCCTCCGCGGCATGAGTCCACCGCGCCCCTTTCCTCCCCTCGGCACCATGCCTCCCACCCGCATTGCACCCCACGTTTCCCTTGCTCCCTCCCCCTCCGCAACAGCAGACTTCCTTGATGATTATCAACAGAACTTTTATTTCTCATTCGTTTTTGGAACAGTTGAAGGGTAGatggaaagggggagagagggagggacagcAGAAGCAATGCTgtgaggaggaagggctgggctgggggagatGAGAAACATGGACAGGGCAAAGGGGCAATTCTCAAGTAGGAGATATTGAATGAGAAGGCAGTTATAGGGGGCACAAAATTCAAAATCAGCCACAGGGGGGCGAGGTGAGCACTGGACCCAGGTTGGTTGGACGAGGGCAAGTTAGTACAATTCAGGGCTACAGGGCCCTGGGGTTCTGTCAGGGCTCAGGTTTCAGGGTGTAACATGGAGGAGCCCAGTAGGGGCTATGCTGGCTGCAGGGGGAGCCCCCAGGCCCTTCCCCTCCTTTTGGGGGGATCTCACTGACGTGGCAGAGCCGTTCACTGTAGTCTGGCTGCAGACTTTCCGCCAGTCCCTTAGACACACCACTCCAGGCCTAAAGACAGATATCTCCAGGTCAGGGCTCAATTAGGAGCAGGAAGTAAAAGACCCAGGCTCTGTGCCAGGGGAACTCTCCCAAGATCTGCAACCACTGTGATTACAGAAGGGACACACACACTCCTGGGCCCTCAATACCACTGTTTCCATCTGCCTCAACCAATCTAGGATCAGTTCTTCTGGGTGTCTCTCTGCGTCTAGCCCATCCCCCAACTGGTCGGCCACATCCTGTTAGTGcaggcccccctcccctcccctctgccccccatGCCCTGTCTGTCTAGCTGGCAGGCAGTTGGCCATTGACAGACTGCAGTCTGCCTATGACAATGTTCTCACCGAAAAGTTCCCGTGGTATTCAGTAACCAGATCCTCTAGGTTCTTGAGGGTAGGAATTCGGGGCATCGTCCTGAGTGTGGAGAAAGAGGGAGCAGGAATACATCGGTTACGCTCTTGTATTACCCTTCTCCCAGTTCTCCCACATGGAATGTAGTGATTCTGTGTTGTCTGTGCCTGCATCTTCCTTCCATCACCATGCCCACTTGGGTGATCCCTCATTCCTTACTGTCCCGCCCTCTACTCCTGGAGACCCGGTAATAACCCTCTTCCCCTATTCCCAACCACCCCCACCTCATTTTTCTGGGATTCCGAATTCTCACCGTTCCAGCCAGCAGTACAAACAGATGAGGCTCACGATAAATGCCATGGAGCCAAGGGGGATCAGCACAGCTTTCCATGCAAACAACGAAGGAGTCTCAGGATTCTCAGGATTCTCTAtcgaaaagaggaaaggaaaagagaccGAACATTTGTAGTGCCCCTACTACGTGCCAACATTTAGAGCCCCAACttggtgccagacactgtgctaaacgCTATCTGTATAGTTAATCCTCATAACTCCTGAGCGGGGCGGGGAgcaattattatctccattttacagatgaggaaacagaatcaAAGAGGTGAGTGATGTGCCCAAGGTCAAAGAGGtaggaagtggcagaggcaggttTAAACCCTAGATTTGCCTGATTCCAAAGCCATCTTTACCATGCAGGCTTTCTGGGAATGCTGCAGAGAAATTTTATACATTCTGTATCCCCTTTGAGGACCCCCTCAGCCTCCTTCCCAACCCACCCCCCTACTGTAACAACACA encodes:
- the CXHXorf65 gene encoding uncharacterized protein CXorf65 homolog → MFIFIKHGDNQQFLASTNCSVLLLLHYVRHEVGLPDTDTIDLCDAMGTMQLFFLMKTRGDYANKFLTARNTYYVCRVEHEAPGTGLENVYRAFVPLLKNPEPKIIDALHTQCDLLQRGQIELFRSQEAKKVAPIESSVKLPSKSSRRSDEVGTTRSGPLFKTRGNIIRSRDKHR